A single region of the Lepus europaeus isolate LE1 chromosome 1, mLepTim1.pri, whole genome shotgun sequence genome encodes:
- the LOC133763678 gene encoding intestinal-type alkaline phosphatase-like, whose product MQGAWLLLVLPLLLLGLRPQPALGVIPGKEPRAACPNTAYCHPPPEEEKDPEFWYQKGREALDAAKEQQAKQTAAKNLILFLGDGMGVPTVTATRILKGQMNGNLGPETPLAMDHFPYLALSKTYNVDRQVPDSAGTATAYLCGVKANYRTIGLSAAACYNQCNTTWGNEVLSVMYRAKMAGKSVGVVTTMRVQHASPAGTYAHTVNRNWYSDADMPASARQEGCQDIATQLISNMDIDVILGGGRKYMFPRGTPDPEYPNDPSQTGTRLDGQNLVEEWLTKHQGARYVWNRAELLQATQDSSVTHLMGLFEPSDMKYETERDPEQDPSLLEMTEAAVHLLSRNPCGFYLFVEGGRIDQGHHEGIAYRALTEAVMFDSAIERAGQLTSEQDTLTLVTADHSHVFTFGGYPWRGCSIFGLAPDKAKDGKRYTSILYGNGPGYAVSNGERPDVTEDESQDPGYRQQSAVPLSSETHGGEDVAVFARGPQAHLVHGVQEQSYVAHVMAFAACLEPYSDCGLLPPDSSTNAECLEPTSGPSLPLLDKTLLRSLGVAAVP is encoded by the exons ATGCAGGGGGCCTGGCTGCTGTtggtgctgccgctgctgctgctgggcctgaGGCCTCAGCCTGCCCTGGGCGTCATCCCGGGGAAGGAGCCCCGAGCAGCCTGCCCCAACACAGCCTACTGCCACCCACCCCCAGAGGAGGAGAAGGACCCAGAGTTCTGGTATCAAAAAGGCAGGGAAGCCCTGGATGCCGCCAAGGAGCAGCAAGCCAAGCAGACGGCCGCCAAGAACCTCATCCTCTTCCTGGGAGACG GGATGGGCGTGCCCACGGTGACAGCCACACGGATCCTGAAGGGGCAGATGAACGGCAACCTGGGACCCGAGACGCCCCTGGCCATGGACCACTTCCCATACCTGGCTCTGTCCAAG ACATACAACGTGGACAGACAGGTGCCTGACAGCgctggcacagccacagcctaCTTGTGCGGGGTCAAGGCTAACTACAGGACCATCGGCCTGAGCGCAGCCGCCTGCTACAACCAGTGCAACACAACCTGGGGCAATGAGGTGCTCTCGGTGATGTACAGGGCCAAGATGGCAG GGAAGTCTGTGGGGGTGGTGAccaccatgcgggtgcagcacgCCTCACCAGCGGGCACCTACGCACACACGGTGAACCGCAACTGGTACTCGGACGCCGACATGCCTGCCTCGGCGCGGCAGGAGGGCTGCCAGGACATCGCCACGCAGCTCATCTCCAACATGGACATCGAC GTGATCCTGGGTGGGGGCCGCAAGTACATGTTTCCCAGGGGGACCCCAGACCCTGAGTACCCAAATGACCCCAGCCAGACCGGGACCAGGTTGGATGGGCAGAACCTGGTGGAGGAGTGGCTGACAAAGCACCAG GGGGCCCGGTACGTGTGGAACCGTGCAGAGCTCCTGCAGGCGACTCAGGATTCCAGCGTGACCCACCTCATGG GCCTCTTTGAGCCTTCAGACATGAAATATGAGACCGAGCGAGACCCTGAGCAGGACCCCTCCCTGTTGGAGATGACCGAGgccgctgtgcacctgctgagccGGAACCCCTGCGGCTTCTACCTCTTCGTGGAGG GGGGCCGCATCGACCAAGGTCACCATGAAGGCATTGCTTATCGGGCACTCACTGAGGCCGTCATGTTCGACTCTGCCATTGAGAGGGCGGGCCAGCTCACCAGCGAGCAGGACACACTGACCCTGGTCACCGCCGACCACTCCCACGTCTTTACCTTTGGGGGCTACCCATGGAGGGGCTGCTCCATCTTCG GGCTGGCCCCGGACAAGGCCAAGGACGGCAAGAGATACACCTCCATCCTGTATGGCAACGGCCCAGGCTACGCGGTCAGCAATGGTGAACGGCCGGATGTCACCGAGGATGAGAGCC AGGATCCCGGGTACCGGCAGCAGTCAGCCGTGCCCCTGTCGTCCGAGACCCACGGCGGCGAGGACGTGGCTGTGTTTGCGCGCGGGCCGCAGGCGCACCTGGTGCATGGCGTGCAGGAGCAGAGCTACGTCGCGCACGTCATGGCCTTCGCTGCCTGCCTGGAGCCCTACAGCGACTGCGGCCTGCTGCCCCCTGACAGCAGCACCAACGCCGAGTGCCTGGAGCCGACCTCGGGACCCTCGCTGCCGCTGCTGGACAAGACCCTGCTGCGGTCGCTGGGGGTCGCTGCTGTGCCCTGA